In one Thiohalorhabdus denitrificans genomic region, the following are encoded:
- a CDS encoding helix-turn-helix domain-containing protein, which produces MDPLALDFAKAGELLDVSASTIRRLADAGEIQTVHVGRSRRVVVDSLKQWVETRAAPGYDASENEAGLAAEEKGGDACPSPNEAATGKDASSTEMDPARSGRSTTTPTDGDAAARLARRIGIERPPS; this is translated from the coding sequence ATGGATCCGCTCGCACTGGACTTCGCCAAAGCCGGGGAGCTGCTAGATGTAAGCGCGTCGACCATCCGGCGCCTCGCCGACGCCGGCGAGATCCAAACCGTCCACGTGGGCCGTTCCCGGCGCGTGGTGGTGGATTCGTTGAAGCAATGGGTGGAAACCCGGGCCGCGCCTGGCTACGATGCCTCCGAGAACGAGGCAGGGCTGGCGGCCGAGGAGAAAGGAGGAGACGCATGCCCCAGCCCGAACGAGGCGGCCACCGGGAAGGACGCCTCTTCTACCGAAATGGATCCAGCAAGATCTGGGCGCAGTACTACGACGCCGACGGACGGCGACGCCGCCGCTCGACTGGCCAGACGGATTGGGATCGAGCGGCCGCCCTCCTGA